In one Zobellia galactanivorans genomic region, the following are encoded:
- a CDS encoding DUF4442 domain-containing protein, whose amino-acid sequence MSFYSDLVDIGSRFIGKHKLLKYGFNLSPMYRRSTARVKAVSSDLRKVTVKLPIGYKNRNYVNTIFGGSMFSAVDPIPMVQLINILGDDYVVWDKSAAIYFKRPAKEDLYADFEYSWEEVEKIKQRVAQEDAIDIVKTTYLMNKARDIVFCEVKKTIYVADKAFYKKKRALAEAKKKEVN is encoded by the coding sequence ATGTCGTTTTATAGTGATTTGGTCGACATCGGCTCCCGTTTTATAGGCAAGCATAAATTATTGAAATACGGTTTTAACCTTTCGCCTATGTACCGTCGTAGCACGGCAAGGGTGAAAGCGGTTTCGTCCGATTTGCGAAAGGTGACGGTGAAATTGCCTATTGGGTATAAAAACCGGAATTATGTAAACACTATATTCGGAGGAAGTATGTTCTCGGCCGTTGATCCCATACCCATGGTTCAGCTCATTAACATACTTGGCGACGATTATGTGGTTTGGGACAAGTCTGCCGCAATTTACTTTAAAAGGCCTGCCAAAGAAGACCTCTATGCCGATTTTGAATACAGTTGGGAGGAAGTAGAGAAAATCAAGCAAAGGGTAGCGCAAGAAGATGCGATCGACATTGTAAAGACGACTTACTTGATGAACAAGGCTCGTGATATTGTCTTCTGTGAAGTGAAAAAGACCATTTATGTAGCCGACAAGGCATTTTATAAGAAGAAAAGGGCGTTGGCGGAAGCGAAGAAAAAAGAAGTAAATTAG
- a CDS encoding glycoside hydrolase family 117 protein, with protein MKNITTIVALLFLLGACQDQSEKKPYVEQQADQRGFPFILPSEKPNRKMSAAMERIYTDYEAPQPQHNELFSQFKYTELKGFDYNGNDGTITRRDPSKILLHKGKYYVWYTYRNTSTPPRGADESNDTIPSSDWDLSEIWYATSSDGFTWEEQGVAIKRPKKPLVGWRSVTTTDILEWKGKYYLYYQGFMEASGKRGDDCPVAVSYADSPDGPWTPYNKVVIPNGGEGEWDQYSIHDPYPLVHNGKIYIYYKSDFGEKPDKVRMQGLAIADDPLGPFTKHPLNPLITSGHETSLFPFREGVAALVYKDGPEHNTVQYAEDWVNFEIASITELMPYAGAPYVPDAFTDTDYGRGVTWGLAHFINLGGKGKYHSKLVRFDCDLSLDLDDPEMKEHRVNHRPDVYYRQGLSAKQVERLQSEVLK; from the coding sequence ATGAAAAACATCACTACAATCGTTGCCCTACTTTTTTTGTTGGGAGCATGTCAAGATCAGTCCGAGAAAAAACCATACGTAGAACAGCAAGCCGATCAAAGGGGCTTCCCTTTTATATTGCCTAGCGAAAAACCCAACCGAAAGATGAGTGCCGCAATGGAACGAATCTATACCGACTACGAAGCACCGCAGCCACAGCATAACGAGCTTTTTAGCCAATTTAAATATACTGAGCTCAAAGGTTTCGATTACAACGGAAACGATGGTACGATTACAAGAAGGGATCCTTCCAAAATACTCTTGCACAAGGGGAAGTATTACGTGTGGTACACGTATAGAAATACTTCTACGCCACCGCGGGGGGCAGATGAGAGTAATGATACCATTCCCTCTTCCGACTGGGACCTGTCCGAAATTTGGTATGCTACGTCTTCCGATGGTTTTACTTGGGAAGAACAAGGGGTGGCCATAAAAAGACCTAAAAAACCCTTGGTAGGATGGCGGTCGGTAACGACTACCGATATTTTGGAGTGGAAGGGCAAATATTACCTGTATTACCAAGGCTTTATGGAGGCGAGCGGAAAAAGAGGGGATGATTGCCCTGTTGCCGTTTCCTATGCCGATTCGCCCGATGGCCCATGGACCCCGTATAATAAGGTAGTGATCCCGAACGGGGGAGAAGGGGAGTGGGACCAATATTCCATTCACGATCCGTATCCCCTTGTTCACAATGGTAAAATCTATATTTATTATAAATCCGATTTTGGTGAAAAACCCGACAAGGTACGTATGCAAGGACTCGCTATTGCTGATGATCCCTTGGGGCCTTTTACAAAGCATCCCCTGAATCCCTTAATAACTTCGGGGCATGAGACTTCATTGTTTCCCTTCAGGGAAGGGGTTGCGGCTTTGGTCTATAAAGACGGTCCCGAACACAATACCGTACAATATGCCGAAGATTGGGTAAATTTTGAAATTGCCTCCATTACCGAGTTGATGCCCTATGCAGGCGCTCCCTATGTGCCGGATGCCTTTACCGATACCGATTATGGCAGGGGCGTTACTTGGGGCCTTGCCCACTTTATCAATTTAGGGGGCAAAGGCAAATACCATTCAAAACTCGTTCGTTTCGACTGTGACCTGAGCCTTGATCTAGATGACCCCGAAATGAAGGAACACCGGGTAAATCACCGGCCCGATGTCTATTACAGACAAGGCTTGAGTGCCAAACAGGTGGAACGCCTACAGTCCGAGGTCCTGAAATAG
- a CDS encoding arylsulfatase, with translation MEKFKRITNKGIKGVFLLGMALFLGNGFSQEVKPPNVILVMTDDQGIGDLACHGNPWIKTPNIDKFYKQAVRLTDFHVSPMCTPTRAALMTGRYPVNNGTWATYKGRDALAENALTMADVFKRNGYKTAMFGKWHLGDNYPSRPTDSGFDVAVHHKAGGVGELSDYWGNSYNDDVYYVNNEPKQFSGYCTDVWFQEAMKFIDKNKEAPFFLYLPTNAPHSPFIVAEKYAAPYRHLVGDKIVGAEFYGMITNIDENFGKLEAYLKKQKLADNTILIYMTDNGSGGGVSDDGKLGFNKGFRGKKGQRYEGGHRVPFFIRWKDGKIKGGKDLNELTAHVDLIPTLAGLCGLEIPERMKLDGIDFSPLLLKNGKLDEKRTVFVHHRQDWRSPHDTDETAILNKKWRLVNGTNLYDIGKDPHQDHDVASKNNKVVEGLLAQNEAFLNRAKSGNEYQEFPVSIVGNDNQKEIKLTIQHAIGEDGGIWKPEQVASGIKNRNNTHPIKVEKAGQYKISCMRWPKECSGPIWGIPEKNPKNQYDYKSMHPEKVRIQIANQIQERSIDAGAHSVDFILNLQEGKTMLVNDFMEGGETYGVYYTYVEYLGK, from the coding sequence ATGGAAAAATTTAAACGGATAACGAACAAAGGGATAAAGGGCGTATTCTTATTAGGGATGGCGCTTTTTCTGGGGAATGGATTTTCACAAGAGGTAAAACCGCCTAACGTGATTTTGGTAATGACCGATGATCAAGGGATAGGTGATTTGGCCTGCCATGGTAACCCGTGGATAAAGACCCCGAATATCGATAAGTTTTATAAACAGGCCGTACGCCTGACCGATTTTCATGTAAGTCCTATGTGCACTCCTACACGGGCGGCGCTTATGACCGGAAGATACCCCGTCAATAACGGTACATGGGCCACATATAAGGGACGTGATGCCTTGGCGGAAAATGCACTTACCATGGCCGATGTGTTTAAAAGGAACGGTTATAAAACGGCAATGTTCGGCAAGTGGCATTTGGGCGATAACTACCCCTCAAGGCCTACCGATAGTGGTTTTGACGTAGCGGTCCACCATAAGGCCGGAGGTGTGGGCGAGTTGTCCGATTATTGGGGGAATAGTTACAACGACGATGTGTACTACGTTAACAATGAGCCTAAACAGTTTTCAGGCTATTGTACCGATGTATGGTTTCAAGAAGCCATGAAGTTTATCGATAAGAACAAAGAAGCGCCTTTCTTTTTGTACTTGCCTACCAATGCGCCCCATAGTCCGTTTATCGTCGCGGAAAAATATGCAGCGCCTTACCGACATTTGGTAGGCGATAAAATAGTAGGTGCCGAATTCTATGGAATGATTACCAATATTGATGAGAATTTCGGAAAACTCGAAGCCTATCTGAAAAAACAAAAATTGGCCGACAATACCATACTGATCTATATGACCGATAACGGTTCGGGAGGCGGTGTGAGTGATGACGGTAAACTGGGTTTTAATAAAGGTTTTAGGGGAAAAAAGGGACAGCGTTACGAAGGAGGTCATCGGGTACCCTTTTTTATACGTTGGAAAGACGGTAAGATAAAAGGAGGGAAAGACTTGAACGAATTAACGGCGCATGTAGACCTGATTCCCACCTTGGCCGGTCTCTGTGGTCTTGAAATTCCCGAAAGAATGAAGTTGGACGGAATCGATTTTTCTCCACTATTGCTCAAAAACGGAAAGCTCGATGAGAAAAGAACGGTCTTTGTACACCACCGTCAAGATTGGCGTAGCCCACACGATACCGATGAAACCGCGATACTCAACAAGAAATGGCGGCTGGTAAACGGAACGAATTTATACGACATAGGGAAGGACCCGCATCAAGACCATGATGTGGCCTCAAAAAACAATAAAGTAGTAGAAGGTTTATTGGCTCAAAACGAAGCATTTTTGAACAGGGCCAAATCGGGGAATGAATACCAAGAGTTTCCGGTGAGTATTGTCGGTAACGATAACCAGAAAGAAATTAAACTGACCATTCAGCACGCCATTGGAGAAGATGGGGGTATCTGGAAACCGGAGCAGGTGGCATCGGGAATCAAGAACAGGAACAATACCCATCCTATTAAAGTCGAAAAAGCGGGGCAGTATAAAATTTCTTGTATGCGTTGGCCCAAAGAATGTTCCGGGCCCATTTGGGGCATTCCTGAAAAGAACCCTAAAAACCAATATGACTACAAAAGCATGCATCCTGAAAAAGTACGGATCCAAATTGCCAATCAAATCCAAGAGCGGTCCATTGATGCCGGAGCCCACAGTGTAGATTTTATCTTGAACCTTCAAGAAGGAAAGACCATGTTGGTCAACGACTTTATGGAGGGAGGGGAGACCTATGGGGTATACTACACCTATGTTGAATATTTAGGAAAATAG
- a CDS encoding helix-turn-helix domain-containing protein: MKLYFRYLHIFILFFYIHTGLFCQNKAHKNHIQDSTSYYTNQIKKAVTKSKLFPDKSYHMFDVSKAYFEKKRDTVHIVHCLLGMSEIQKKKGKFSRSFDHLWQAKYLSDFSKNKAQKVRIRIDLARLYDEFNMNEQSVLHLGESLKIAKEIYVLDSTQVKHLISSYMYMAVRQRKSGNHHKAMQYLDSCFINPSVKLEKSVEMPFWDAERGKIMQELKQYGKASTYLHLSRKHTLDKQANYRPNISMYLGDLKKDLGQKDSALYFYNESLSLSRDHGFRNDLEAEVLRKIAEVYSMSGEKDLAYDYLIESTRTADQILQAKNQTNSELFQIKDTYLKSISKKDALLEQKNIIIEKNFQIQRRLQIIMGLLVLLGIVIFIVVRTRLKLKKTVLRQKEAELHTKLISERSKNEIEIKSKQLTSYALQLIDKDSAIDELLDMLKKEGSPRYKSLFSKYKKGSNDLWNEFNLQFTQVNSAFYDKLKEHHPSLSSTEQKHCALIKLNLTTKDMARILNIEPHSVHVSRSRIRKKMGLERSQNLENYISSI, translated from the coding sequence ATGAAACTGTATTTCAGATATTTACATATTTTTATATTATTCTTCTACATTCATACGGGCCTGTTTTGTCAAAACAAGGCGCATAAAAACCATATACAAGACAGCACATCCTACTATACAAACCAAATAAAGAAGGCCGTAACCAAATCGAAGCTGTTTCCCGATAAATCTTATCACATGTTCGATGTTTCCAAAGCCTATTTTGAAAAAAAAAGAGACACGGTACATATAGTACACTGTCTCTTGGGCATGTCGGAAATTCAAAAGAAGAAAGGAAAATTCAGTCGATCATTCGATCACCTATGGCAGGCCAAGTACTTAAGCGATTTTTCTAAAAACAAGGCGCAGAAAGTGCGAATACGTATTGACCTGGCCCGTCTTTACGATGAGTTCAATATGAACGAACAATCGGTCTTACATTTAGGAGAGTCCCTAAAAATCGCAAAGGAAATATACGTTCTCGATTCCACCCAGGTAAAACATCTGATTTCCAGTTATATGTACATGGCCGTACGGCAGCGCAAATCGGGGAATCACCATAAAGCCATGCAGTACTTAGACTCTTGCTTTATCAACCCATCGGTCAAGCTCGAAAAAAGTGTAGAGATGCCCTTCTGGGATGCCGAGCGAGGAAAAATCATGCAAGAACTCAAACAGTACGGCAAGGCAAGCACTTATTTACATCTTTCACGCAAGCATACGCTAGACAAACAAGCGAACTACCGCCCCAATATCTCTATGTACCTGGGCGATTTAAAAAAAGACCTTGGCCAAAAGGATAGTGCGCTCTATTTCTACAATGAAAGTTTATCGCTGAGCCGTGACCACGGGTTTAGAAACGATTTAGAAGCCGAAGTACTACGTAAGATCGCAGAAGTATATTCCATGAGCGGGGAAAAGGACTTGGCCTACGACTATCTCATTGAATCGACCCGTACCGCCGACCAAATCCTACAGGCAAAAAACCAGACGAACAGTGAACTTTTTCAAATTAAGGACACCTACCTCAAGTCCATTTCAAAAAAGGATGCCCTTTTAGAGCAAAAAAACATCATCATAGAGAAAAACTTCCAGATACAACGCCGGCTTCAGATTATCATGGGGCTCTTGGTTTTGCTCGGGATCGTAATCTTTATTGTGGTACGTACTAGGCTCAAACTGAAAAAAACCGTTTTACGCCAAAAAGAAGCGGAATTGCACACTAAACTTATAAGTGAACGAAGCAAAAACGAGATTGAGATTAAAAGCAAACAACTCACCTCTTATGCCCTTCAACTCATAGACAAAGACAGTGCCATCGATGAGCTACTCGATATGTTGAAAAAAGAAGGCTCGCCCCGCTACAAGTCGCTTTTCAGCAAATACAAAAAGGGATCTAACGACCTGTGGAACGAATTCAACCTTCAATTTACACAGGTCAACTCCGCTTTCTACGATAAACTAAAAGAACATCACCCAAGCCTGAGTTCTACCGAACAAAAGCACTGTGCGCTTATAAAACTGAACCTAACGACCAAAGACATGGCCCGGATCTTAAATATAGAACCCCATAGCGTTCACGTCTCACGTTCTAGAATTCGAAAAAAAATGGGGTTAGAGCGCTCACAAAACCTAGAAAATTACATTTCAAGTATCTAG
- a CDS encoding helix-turn-helix domain-containing protein yields MNLKRIVIVLFILVSLPMVGQPYTTRDVQAYLIRLEKLVDKQLAQGNIVFDEKGLLDERSRTKGKEKVQACFKLYNFYIYKSPELAEDYNNESLELSKEIAYTEGYLQSITHQAFIYFMQGKFDQASELLDRLDSEKLMDQYPKIIADNSALKSYIHTERGAYDLALDTSLKNLRYGEAIENPYVLMKAYSSISHLYLRLGQYEKALENCLKGIDHSLALKRTQNILPKIDEMARMVHVLQGSRPASEIYTFYLKLKQKLPAPGGYIESAVFMNIASIYIEQGEFALAEQYLNRVFELINENEYRFRLPRAYILRAELSLKRADTTAAIKSYTASYGTARKINAFDVVKDVSYKLAKLHQAKGNVELGQSFSAIHWAVRDSLFSLETNQRIQILEASRRINEISKEKEILEIRTKNQEERYVFILLVLTLTLISGGIATYSYFKVRKKNRLLFYRTKELIQEKIHQQNKAHHSDKPKETVPKRFRSHEYIDEDIKEIILIKLKKFEKNNDFLNQKCSLSSLSEELQTNQKYLSQVINHEKKSNFNNYINELRINYLLKRLVEDEDFRNSKLSYIASVCGFNNQNTFYSAFKKRLGILPSYFIKQLNEEKEKEQN; encoded by the coding sequence ATGAATCTTAAGCGAATTGTTATCGTTCTGTTTATTTTGGTCTCTTTACCAATGGTAGGACAGCCCTATACTACCCGAGATGTTCAAGCTTACCTCATACGTCTTGAAAAACTGGTAGACAAGCAATTGGCGCAGGGAAATATTGTTTTTGACGAAAAGGGACTTTTAGACGAACGGTCAAGGACCAAAGGAAAGGAAAAGGTTCAGGCCTGCTTTAAATTATATAACTTTTACATCTACAAATCACCCGAACTTGCAGAAGACTATAATAACGAGTCTCTTGAACTTTCTAAAGAAATAGCTTATACGGAAGGTTATCTGCAGTCGATTACCCATCAAGCATTTATATATTTCATGCAAGGTAAGTTTGACCAGGCATCTGAATTATTGGACCGTTTAGATTCAGAAAAGCTAATGGATCAATACCCTAAAATCATTGCTGACAACAGTGCGCTAAAATCATATATCCACACCGAGCGTGGAGCATATGATTTGGCTCTCGACACCTCTTTAAAAAATCTACGCTATGGGGAAGCAATAGAAAACCCTTATGTTTTGATGAAGGCCTACTCTTCGATTTCCCATCTATATTTAAGATTGGGGCAATATGAAAAGGCGCTTGAAAATTGCCTCAAGGGCATCGATCATTCCTTGGCCTTAAAACGGACACAAAATATTTTACCCAAGATAGACGAGATGGCCAGAATGGTCCATGTTTTACAAGGTAGTCGACCCGCCTCCGAAATCTACACCTTCTATCTAAAGCTAAAACAAAAATTACCGGCCCCTGGAGGCTATATTGAGAGTGCCGTATTTATGAATATCGCAAGTATATACATAGAACAAGGCGAATTTGCACTTGCCGAACAGTATCTCAATAGGGTGTTCGAACTTATCAATGAAAACGAATACAGGTTCAGGCTTCCTAGGGCCTATATCCTGAGGGCCGAACTCAGCCTTAAAAGGGCCGATACTACAGCGGCCATAAAAAGTTATACGGCAAGCTATGGAACGGCGAGAAAAATCAATGCCTTTGATGTGGTCAAAGACGTGAGCTATAAATTGGCAAAGCTTCACCAAGCCAAAGGAAATGTAGAACTGGGACAGTCTTTCTCGGCCATTCATTGGGCCGTTCGCGATTCGCTTTTTTCCTTAGAAACCAACCAGAGAATACAAATTCTAGAGGCAAGCAGAAGAATCAACGAAATTTCCAAAGAAAAGGAAATACTTGAAATACGTACCAAAAACCAAGAAGAACGCTATGTATTTATACTCCTTGTACTAACGCTGACCCTTATATCTGGTGGTATCGCCACATATTCGTATTTTAAGGTAAGAAAGAAAAACCGGCTCTTGTTTTATAGGACCAAAGAGCTCATACAAGAAAAGATACACCAACAGAACAAGGCTCACCATTCCGACAAACCAAAAGAAACCGTCCCCAAAAGATTTCGTTCCCATGAATATATTGATGAAGATATCAAGGAAATCATATTAATAAAGCTGAAAAAATTCGAAAAAAACAACGATTTTCTAAATCAAAAATGCAGCCTTTCATCGTTGTCGGAAGAACTACAGACCAATCAAAAATACTTGTCACAGGTAATCAACCATGAAAAAAAATCGAATTTCAACAACTATATCAACGAGTTAAGAATAAACTACCTTCTCAAACGTTTGGTCGAAGATGAAGATTTCAGAAATAGTAAGCTAAGTTATATTGCCAGTGTATGTGGATTCAACAACCAAAACACCTTTTATTCGGCTTTCAAAAAACGTTTGGGTATTCTCCCCTCATACTTTATTAAACAACTCAACGAAGAAAAAGAGAAGGAGCAAAACTAA
- a CDS encoding SusC/RagA family TonB-linked outer membrane protein — protein sequence MKKHAKTKCTGCTLFKSSLSLQILFFIILVPNLSISAVSQPKSFLSLSTNTPDLLEHSISKNLSIASAQQSEVRGTVVDEDGTPLPGANILEKGTTNGVVTDFDGNFTLNVESENAVIVASYIGFKSKEVKVSFSSSLQIQLALDASKLEEVVVVGYGVQRKSDVTGSVASVDGDAILKRPVGNALQGLQGRVAGANVYLNSGNPTAAPRIIIRGLGTINSSSDPLFVVDGVVMEDIQFLNPNNVESMEVLKDASSTSIYGARGANGVILVTTKRGAKTEGVTVSYDSYLSLGHLRKKLDLLNSEEWLQVVKTGFANAPKYRPGTDAPEFTTDDPRLFDSSGKPLYDTDWQDEATRTAVTHNHQLAVQQNNGKSSVGAFFNFSDVEGIMLNNDLERWNGKLTYDTQVRDWLSFGANVLVNYTIENEFSDGGGGQVPRRTMIEMPPIFPVRFPDGTYSNSRSITDPYNVEAMANPVHVLETQVQRNLRNQIFGNVYFQFHLADGLDFKTQFGIDKQDRTFQDFSPNDLINTSAPLGRASVAEEKVLYWQQENFLSYNKSLGDSRINAVLGASWQKRSYFGFSARSEGFPDNSLSFYRLQSGSVFGEPQSGYNDWSINSYFMRAGYTYKDRYLLTLTGRADGSSRFGANNKYGFFPSIGMGWVVSEEKFLENNTFLNQLKLRTSYGVTGNTEISPYSTLATISSGTALVNGQRVNDSFVSRIPNPDVGWETTTQFDVGMEMSTNTNPQISLELDYYYKLTEDLLLDRPIPRSSGFGSIRDNIGSISNRGAEVALSSAYSKNDFFWESVFNLNYNKNRIEKLGANDEDIFPGPSFVSGSNTILRVGEPVASFWGLERLGIWGTDEADAAAEVGALPGEAKRSAERTIIGNGLPTWTGSFINNFKMGRFDFSVDLQFVYDVDILQQALHSTEDRSGIANGLRTILTEGWTPENQNTQVQEIRNQGTSGQNSQVDSRWVADGSYLRGNLFVLGYTLPDKFLGSYGIKNFRVYGSVDNAFVVQSKDFQGYDPEGSSNTSQFGQNIFFFQYPRPRTFTLGFNLKF from the coding sequence ATGAAAAAACATGCAAAAACAAAATGTACAGGATGCACTTTGTTCAAAAGCTCCTTGTCGTTACAAATTCTATTTTTCATTATTCTAGTTCCCAATCTTTCAATTTCGGCGGTATCTCAACCGAAATCATTTCTGTCCCTTTCAACAAACACTCCTGATCTATTAGAACACTCTATCTCTAAAAACCTTAGTATCGCTAGCGCCCAACAATCGGAAGTTAGGGGAACCGTTGTTGACGAAGATGGTACGCCCTTACCGGGAGCCAATATTTTGGAAAAGGGAACAACCAACGGTGTGGTTACCGATTTTGATGGAAACTTCACTTTAAATGTAGAAAGTGAAAATGCCGTGATTGTGGCTTCATACATTGGTTTTAAATCAAAAGAAGTAAAGGTTTCGTTCAGCTCCTCCCTACAGATACAACTTGCTTTGGATGCTTCAAAACTTGAGGAAGTCGTTGTGGTGGGCTATGGGGTTCAAAGAAAATCCGATGTTACGGGATCTGTAGCCAGTGTTGATGGCGATGCCATTCTGAAAAGGCCGGTGGGCAATGCCCTTCAGGGTCTTCAAGGCCGAGTTGCAGGTGCTAATGTATATTTGAATTCAGGTAACCCTACTGCCGCCCCTAGAATTATTATTAGGGGATTGGGAACCATCAACTCAAGTTCCGACCCTCTCTTTGTAGTCGATGGAGTGGTAATGGAAGATATTCAGTTCCTGAACCCGAACAACGTAGAAAGTATGGAGGTCCTTAAGGATGCCTCTTCAACATCTATATATGGGGCCAGGGGAGCCAATGGCGTAATTTTGGTTACTACTAAAAGGGGCGCTAAAACCGAAGGTGTTACCGTATCGTATGACAGTTACTTGAGTTTGGGCCATCTGCGAAAAAAACTAGACCTTTTAAATTCGGAAGAATGGTTGCAAGTAGTAAAGACAGGCTTCGCAAATGCCCCGAAATACCGACCGGGTACCGACGCCCCCGAATTTACTACAGACGACCCCCGCCTGTTCGACAGCAGTGGCAAACCGCTGTACGACACCGATTGGCAAGATGAGGCTACGCGAACGGCCGTTACCCATAACCACCAATTGGCGGTGCAACAGAATAATGGAAAGTCGTCGGTGGGAGCCTTTTTTAATTTTTCCGATGTCGAGGGGATTATGCTCAATAATGATTTGGAAAGATGGAACGGCAAGCTTACCTACGATACCCAAGTGAGGGATTGGCTTTCTTTTGGTGCCAATGTTTTAGTGAATTATACCATTGAAAATGAATTTTCAGATGGAGGAGGCGGGCAAGTGCCAAGAAGAACGATGATTGAAATGCCCCCGATTTTTCCAGTGCGCTTTCCCGACGGTACTTATTCAAATAGCCGTTCGATTACCGATCCGTACAATGTTGAAGCCATGGCAAATCCGGTACACGTATTGGAGACCCAAGTACAACGGAACCTTAGAAACCAGATTTTCGGGAATGTCTACTTTCAGTTCCATCTTGCGGACGGACTCGATTTTAAAACACAGTTCGGTATCGATAAACAAGATCGTACGTTTCAGGATTTTTCACCCAATGACCTGATCAATACATCGGCTCCCTTGGGCCGCGCCAGTGTGGCAGAGGAAAAGGTACTTTATTGGCAGCAGGAAAATTTCTTGTCATATAATAAAAGTTTAGGCGACTCACGTATAAACGCCGTACTTGGGGCGAGTTGGCAAAAGCGAAGCTATTTTGGTTTTAGTGCCCGATCGGAAGGTTTTCCCGACAATTCGCTTTCTTTTTACCGATTGCAATCAGGTAGTGTTTTTGGCGAACCCCAATCAGGGTATAACGACTGGTCCATCAACTCTTATTTTATGAGGGCGGGATACACCTATAAAGATCGCTATCTCTTAACTCTAACAGGTAGGGCCGATGGGTCTTCTCGGTTTGGGGCCAATAATAAGTATGGCTTCTTTCCTTCCATAGGTATGGGATGGGTGGTTTCCGAGGAAAAGTTTTTGGAAAACAACACTTTCTTGAATCAATTAAAGCTGAGAACAAGCTATGGGGTAACGGGTAATACCGAAATCAGTCCGTATTCTACCTTGGCTACCATTTCTTCGGGTACGGCTCTGGTCAACGGGCAAAGGGTAAACGATAGCTTTGTGAGTCGTATACCTAACCCCGATGTGGGCTGGGAGACGACTACCCAATTCGATGTTGGTATGGAAATGAGTACCAATACAAACCCGCAGATAAGCCTAGAACTTGATTATTATTACAAATTGACCGAAGACCTGTTGCTCGATAGGCCGATACCGCGCTCCTCAGGTTTTGGAAGTATTCGAGATAATATAGGTTCTATTTCGAATAGGGGAGCCGAAGTCGCTTTAAGTTCGGCATATTCTAAAAACGATTTCTTTTGGGAGTCCGTATTCAATCTCAACTACAATAAAAATAGGATTGAAAAATTAGGGGCGAACGATGAAGATATTTTTCCAGGCCCTAGTTTTGTATCGGGGAGTAATACCATCTTAAGGGTAGGGGAGCCGGTAGCTTCTTTCTGGGGATTGGAACGTCTGGGAATCTGGGGAACCGATGAGGCTGACGCGGCCGCTGAAGTTGGGGCTTTGCCCGGTGAAGCCAAACGATCGGCCGAGCGTACGATTATAGGGAACGGATTGCCCACATGGACAGGTAGCTTTATCAATAACTTTAAAATGGGCCGTTTCGACTTTTCGGTCGACCTTCAGTTTGTGTATGATGTAGACATTCTTCAGCAAGCCTTGCATTCTACCGAAGATCGATCAGGAATCGCCAATGGCCTACGTACGATACTGACCGAAGGGTGGACCCCTGAGAACCAAAATACGCAGGTACAGGAAATCAGAAACCAAGGTACATCCGGACAAAATAGTCAAGTTGACAGCCGTTGGGTCGCCGATGGGTCGTACTTGCGAGGCAATCTGTTTGTCTTGGGGTATACCCTTCCCGATAAATTTTTGGGCTCATACGGCATTAAGAACTTCAGGGTTTATGGAAGTGTAGATAACGCTTTTGTGGTACAGTCGAAAGACTTTCAGGGCTATGATCCCGAAGGCTCTTCCAACACCAGCCAGTTCGGTCAAAATATATTCTTTTTTCAATATCCAAGGCCTAGGACTTTTACCCTTGGGTTTAATCTTAAATTTTAA